A single genomic interval of Rhodothermus profundi harbors:
- a CDS encoding response regulator transcription factor — protein MKNARLLIIEDEAEVREALVLCLESAGYEVDAVATGEEGREKAITVPGYDLILLDARLPGRDGFEVLRELREEDGVLTPVLMLTGLDDREHRLKGFELGADDYVTKPFAPEELLARVEAILRRSRRQPQPEKRRFRVGGLEVDLVEGTVTRDGQPVSLTDMEFRLLRYLILHRGRTVTREQLLREVWQLPPTVQTRTIDRHINALRKIMDGEDEASWPIQSVYGIGYRLVGGEFVD, from the coding sequence ATGAAAAACGCACGTCTGTTGATTATAGAGGATGAGGCAGAAGTGCGGGAGGCGCTGGTACTATGCCTGGAATCGGCGGGTTATGAAGTAGATGCGGTAGCCACCGGAGAAGAAGGGCGAGAGAAAGCCATCACAGTGCCCGGCTACGATCTGATCCTTCTTGACGCGCGCCTGCCGGGACGTGACGGCTTTGAGGTGCTCCGAGAGCTACGCGAAGAGGATGGGGTGCTGACGCCTGTGCTGATGCTGACAGGGTTGGACGATCGAGAGCACCGGCTGAAAGGTTTTGAGTTAGGCGCGGATGACTATGTGACCAAGCCCTTTGCGCCGGAGGAACTGCTGGCACGTGTTGAAGCCATCCTGCGCCGCTCGCGACGACAGCCGCAGCCTGAGAAACGACGTTTCCGCGTAGGGGGACTGGAAGTCGATCTGGTGGAGGGGACAGTGACGCGGGACGGCCAGCCTGTATCGCTAACCGACATGGAATTTCGGCTGCTCCGCTATCTGATCTTACACCGCGGTCGTACGGTTACGCGTGAACAACTGCTGCGTGAAGTCTGGCAACTTCCGCCCACGGTCCAGACGCGCACGATTGACCGCCACATCAATGCGCTGCGTAAGATCATGGACGGCGAGGATGAAGCAAGCTGGCCGATTCAGAGCGTCTATGGTATTGGCTATCGGTTGGTTGGGGGCGAGTTCGTGGATTAA
- a CDS encoding adenine phosphoribosyltransferase: protein MNETALEALKQAIRTVPDFPEPGIQFKDITPVLGHPELLRLAIDALLAPFQEEAITKVVGIESRGFILGGMLAHHLEAGFVPVRKKGKLPYQTLAETYQLEYGTDTIEMHVDAIKPGDRVLIHDDVIATGGTAEATVRLVERAGGQVVGCAFLIELTALQGRKRLPAHVPIHTVLQL, encoded by the coding sequence ATGAACGAAACAGCCCTGGAAGCGCTCAAACAGGCGATTCGCACCGTTCCGGATTTTCCCGAACCAGGCATTCAATTCAAGGATATTACTCCCGTGCTGGGGCATCCTGAGTTGCTTCGGCTGGCGATCGATGCCTTACTGGCACCGTTTCAGGAGGAAGCAATTACCAAGGTGGTAGGCATTGAATCCCGGGGATTTATTCTGGGCGGGATGCTGGCGCATCACCTGGAGGCGGGGTTTGTGCCGGTGCGCAAAAAAGGCAAACTGCCTTATCAGACCCTTGCCGAGACGTATCAGTTGGAATATGGCACGGATACGATTGAAATGCACGTGGATGCCATTAAGCCGGGAGATCGCGTGCTGATCCATGATGACGTGATTGCTACAGGGGGAACGGCCGAAGCGACTGTCCGCCTCGTTGAACGGGCTGGCGGACAGGTGGTCGGGTGTGCGTTTCTGATCGAACTAACCGCCTTGCAGGGACGCAAGCGCCTGCCGGCGCACGTGCCCATACATACGGTACTCCAACTCTAA
- a CDS encoding N-acetylmuramoyl-L-alanine amidase family protein, translated as MRAALLLLLIGCFWESAWAHALPRVTRVSFAPRADQSGYVIRIHTTAHVGAYQEPEWLDAHRLQFVLYYTEPAPDLQHDPPQGPVRAYTIEPRDGHLIFQFELDERVTVKAAAYRDRFSTDILVGLTVVQTDPTIAEGGRLPQPAQARTVALNKQPTASPRVADRWHLDTIVIDPGHGGKDPGAVANGVREKDVTLAVALKLGEYLERLLGVRVVYTRKDDRFVGLRERGRIANEAGGKLFISLHCNALPGNRRVHGAETYFLGLHKTEAARRVMERENSVVRLEEDPSQYDHFTEQELILMTLAQSAYLRKSEKLAMLVQEQFARRVGRVNRGVKQAGFYVLWSASMPAILVELGFLTNPKEAAFLKSKQGQAYMASAIFRAARTFKEHYEREPAFPAAR; from the coding sequence ATGCGGGCGGCACTGCTACTGTTGCTGATCGGGTGCTTCTGGGAGAGCGCGTGGGCCCATGCGCTACCCCGGGTAACACGCGTTTCGTTTGCTCCTCGCGCGGATCAGAGCGGCTACGTCATTCGCATTCACACCACAGCTCACGTAGGTGCCTACCAGGAACCCGAATGGCTCGATGCCCATCGTCTTCAGTTTGTCCTGTACTATACCGAGCCAGCCCCTGATTTGCAGCACGATCCGCCGCAGGGGCCTGTGCGCGCCTACACGATTGAGCCGCGAGACGGCCATCTCATTTTTCAGTTTGAGCTGGACGAACGGGTGACAGTAAAGGCGGCAGCCTATCGAGACCGCTTCTCGACCGATATTCTCGTTGGATTGACGGTGGTTCAGACAGATCCAACCATCGCCGAGGGAGGCAGGCTGCCGCAGCCAGCGCAGGCGCGTACGGTCGCGCTCAATAAGCAGCCGACAGCGTCGCCCCGAGTAGCAGATCGATGGCATCTGGATACAATTGTGATTGATCCCGGACATGGCGGGAAAGATCCGGGAGCCGTCGCCAACGGCGTGCGGGAAAAAGACGTGACGCTGGCCGTTGCGCTGAAGCTGGGGGAATACCTGGAGCGATTGCTGGGGGTGCGGGTTGTTTACACCCGCAAAGATGATCGCTTTGTGGGACTGCGCGAACGAGGGCGTATTGCCAACGAAGCGGGAGGGAAACTGTTTATCTCGCTGCACTGCAACGCTTTGCCCGGCAATCGCCGCGTGCATGGTGCGGAAACGTACTTTCTGGGACTGCACAAAACAGAGGCGGCCCGCCGCGTGATGGAACGGGAAAACAGTGTAGTTCGCCTGGAGGAAGATCCATCGCAGTATGATCATTTCACCGAACAGGAGCTGATTTTGATGACGCTGGCCCAGAGCGCCTATCTGCGTAAAAGTGAAAAGCTGGCCATGCTGGTGCAGGAGCAATTTGCCCGGCGGGTGGGTCGCGTGAATCGCGGGGTCAAGCAGGCCGGTTTCTACGTGCTCTGGAGCGCTTCGATGCCGGCCATTCTGGTAGAGCTGGGGTTTCTGACCAATCCGAAAGAGGCCGCCTTTCTCAAAAGCAAACAGGGCCAGGCCTATATGGCCAGTGCTATTTTCCGGGCGGCTCGCACGTTCAAGGAACACTACGAACGGGAACCGGCGTTCCCAGCCGCGCGCTAA
- a CDS encoding SDR family oxidoreductase: protein MDLGLQDRIALVAGASSGLGWAAALELAREGCRVAICSRSAARIQAAAQRIVEAAHIAEDRVLPLVCDVTDEAQIVRMMEQVVDRWNGLNILVTNAGGPPAGYVGDFTADDWRAALELNLLSTINLCRHALPHLRRAAREPNGLARILMITSISAKQPIPNLYLSNAARAGVQGFAKSLAEELGPEGITVNTLLPGYTRTERLQELAQVQHQRTGRPIEEIEASWAEQAALKRIGEPHEFAAAAAFLASARASYITGVAFPVDGGRSKHLL, encoded by the coding sequence ATGGACCTGGGATTGCAGGATCGCATTGCGCTAGTAGCGGGCGCCAGCAGCGGACTTGGTTGGGCTGCGGCGCTGGAACTGGCGCGTGAAGGATGCCGGGTGGCCATCTGTTCCCGTTCGGCGGCGCGCATTCAGGCCGCGGCGCAACGCATTGTGGAAGCAGCTCATATCGCCGAGGATCGCGTGCTGCCGCTGGTGTGCGACGTGACGGATGAAGCACAAATTGTGCGCATGATGGAACAGGTCGTTGACCGGTGGAACGGCCTGAACATTCTGGTGACGAACGCTGGGGGGCCTCCGGCAGGCTACGTTGGGGATTTTACCGCCGATGACTGGCGAGCAGCCCTGGAGTTAAACCTGCTCAGCACGATCAACCTCTGCCGCCATGCGCTGCCGCATCTACGTCGAGCAGCACGTGAGCCGAACGGACTGGCCCGCATTCTGATGATTACTTCTATTTCGGCCAAGCAGCCGATCCCGAATCTGTATCTGTCGAACGCGGCGCGCGCTGGCGTGCAGGGGTTTGCGAAAAGTCTGGCTGAGGAGCTGGGACCTGAGGGAATTACGGTTAACACCCTGCTTCCAGGCTACACGCGCACGGAGCGGTTGCAGGAGCTGGCGCAGGTGCAGCACCAGCGCACCGGTCGCCCTATTGAAGAGATTGAGGCAAGCTGGGCCGAGCAGGCCGCGCTGAAGCGCATTGGCGAGCCGCACGAGTTTGCAGCGGCGGCGGCTTTTCTGGCCAGTGCCCGGGCCAGTTACATTACCGGCGTAGCTTTCCCGGTGGACGGAGGACGGTCGAAGCACCTGCTTTGA
- a CDS encoding response regulator transcription factor, giving the protein MAESTPTYHMLIVEDDADVAQALQDFFELQGYRVTHAPEGNKALELLTNAHRFDVVLLDVMLPDRSGFEVLQEMRQRGLETPVLVLTGRGEREQVLQGFDLGADDYIVKPFDPDEVAARVRAILQRTQPPDRAPMQIYRIGDVEINFSTHEAYRGAERINFTAMELNVLRYLIHHRGEVVTREQLLRDVWHIAGDVETRTIDRHIASIRKKIEPDLRQPRYIETVYGKGYRLRADD; this is encoded by the coding sequence ATGGCCGAATCAACGCCCACCTACCACATGTTGATCGTTGAAGACGATGCAGATGTCGCGCAGGCCCTGCAGGACTTTTTCGAGCTGCAAGGTTACCGGGTCACGCACGCGCCTGAAGGCAACAAGGCGCTGGAACTCCTCACCAATGCCCATCGCTTCGACGTCGTACTGCTTGATGTAATGCTTCCCGACCGCAGCGGCTTTGAAGTGTTGCAGGAAATGCGCCAGCGTGGTCTGGAAACGCCGGTGCTGGTACTTACCGGCCGCGGCGAGCGGGAGCAAGTTCTCCAGGGGTTCGACTTAGGCGCCGATGACTACATCGTCAAGCCGTTTGATCCCGACGAAGTAGCCGCCCGCGTGCGCGCCATTTTACAGCGCACGCAGCCCCCGGATCGCGCCCCCATGCAAATCTATCGCATCGGCGACGTAGAGATCAACTTCAGCACCCACGAAGCCTATCGAGGCGCTGAGCGCATCAACTTCACGGCCATGGAGCTGAACGTGCTACGCTACCTGATTCACCACCGGGGGGAGGTCGTTACCCGCGAGCAGCTGCTGCGCGACGTGTGGCACATTGCCGGGGATGTTGAAACGCGAACTATTGACCGCCATATTGCTTCGATTCGAAAGAAAATCGAGCCAGATCTGCGCCAACCCCGCTACATTGAAACGGTTTACGGGAAGGGCTACCGCCTCCGAGCCGATGATTAA
- a CDS encoding RidA family protein — protein MPERTIIKTPRAPAAIGPYSQAVLVGDTLYCSGQIAIDPKTGSLITDSIERETEQVLENLGAVLRAAGMDYKDVVRCTVYLVDINDYAQVNEVYARYFNESPPARVAVQVAALPRGARVEISCIAVRQTPST, from the coding sequence GTGCCTGAGCGTACGATCATCAAAACACCGCGTGCCCCGGCGGCCATTGGTCCTTACAGTCAGGCTGTACTTGTAGGCGACACGCTCTACTGCTCGGGGCAAATTGCCATTGATCCGAAGACCGGTAGCCTGATTACGGACAGCATCGAACGGGAAACGGAACAGGTATTAGAAAATCTGGGAGCTGTGCTGCGGGCGGCCGGCATGGACTACAAGGATGTGGTGCGCTGCACCGTCTATCTCGTTGACATCAATGACTACGCGCAGGTAAATGAGGTGTATGCGCGTTACTTTAATGAATCGCCGCCGGCCCGTGTGGCGGTGCAGGTGGCCGCTTTGCCGCGAGGAGCCCGGGTCGAGATCTCCTGCATTGCCGTTCGTCAGACACCTTCAACCTGA
- the mnmA gene encoding tRNA 2-thiouridine(34) synthase MnmA, whose translation MSRHGRVLVAMSGGVDSSVTAALLHEQGYEVVGITMKTWDYTSSGVRTGKEVGCCSLESMNDARAVAVRLGFPHFIVDIREEFGDWVIERFTDEYLAGRTPNPCILCNTHIKWAALLRRADQLGCDYIATGHYARIRYDEALGRYVISRGRDLNKDQSYVLWGIAQEHLARTLLPLGDYTKPEIRRMAAEMGFERLAHKPDSYEICFIPDNDYRRFLRQRVPDLDQKVGPGKFVLKDGTVVGTHQGYPFYTIGQRHGLGLALGYPVYVTHIDPATNTITVGPREELLRQRLVARQINLIKYPDLREERPAVGKIRYKDEGAPCLVWQEEDALHVAFAEPRPAITPGQAVVLYEGDDVLAGGWIYEVLEDETTAAGAADRRLL comes from the coding sequence ATGAGCCGGCACGGACGGGTACTGGTGGCGATGAGTGGCGGCGTGGATTCGTCCGTCACGGCAGCGCTGCTGCATGAGCAGGGCTACGAGGTGGTGGGCATCACCATGAAAACGTGGGATTACACGTCCAGTGGGGTGCGTACCGGCAAGGAGGTGGGATGCTGCTCGCTGGAGTCGATGAATGATGCCCGCGCGGTAGCCGTACGGCTGGGGTTCCCACACTTTATCGTGGACATTCGGGAGGAGTTTGGCGATTGGGTAATTGAACGGTTCACGGACGAGTACCTGGCTGGTCGCACCCCTAATCCCTGCATTCTATGCAATACGCATATCAAGTGGGCAGCTCTGTTGCGACGAGCCGATCAGCTGGGGTGCGACTATATTGCAACAGGCCACTACGCTCGCATTCGCTACGACGAAGCGCTGGGCCGCTACGTCATCTCCCGCGGGCGGGATCTTAACAAGGATCAGAGCTATGTGCTCTGGGGCATCGCCCAGGAACACCTGGCGCGCACGCTGTTGCCGCTGGGCGACTACACCAAGCCGGAAATCCGGCGTATGGCGGCCGAAATGGGCTTTGAGCGACTGGCTCACAAGCCGGATTCTTATGAGATCTGTTTTATCCCGGATAATGACTATCGCCGTTTTCTGCGCCAGCGCGTGCCTGACCTGGACCAGAAGGTAGGGCCGGGCAAGTTTGTGCTTAAGGATGGTACCGTGGTGGGCACGCACCAGGGCTATCCGTTCTACACGATCGGGCAGCGGCATGGGCTCGGGTTGGCGCTTGGCTATCCGGTCTATGTGACCCACATTGATCCCGCGACCAATACCATCACGGTGGGGCCCCGTGAAGAGCTGCTGCGGCAGCGGCTGGTAGCCCGGCAGATCAACCTGATCAAGTATCCTGACCTGCGAGAAGAGCGGCCAGCCGTTGGTAAAATCCGGTACAAGGATGAAGGAGCCCCCTGTCTGGTCTGGCAAGAGGAGGATGCGCTGCACGTAGCCTTTGCGGAACCCCGGCCAGCCATTACGCCCGGTCAGGCGGTGGTGCTGTATGAAGGCGATGACGTGCTGGCAGGCGGCTGGATTTACGAAGTGCTAGAGGATGAAACGACTGCTGCTGGAGCGGCCGACAGGCGCTTGTTGTAG